TATTGATATCCAACCACAATTCAAATATTCCATAGTGCTCtatttatggaaaaaacaaagtgtCATGCTGCTGATATCATTAACAGGGGCTAAAAATCCTTTGAAACTGAGATATACACCTACATTAGTGTGCAGTGTTAAGACTGTTATTTAGCGTAACTTTCaagacaaaattaaaaatacacattgAGCTTTGAaaattcacttttattcatttcaGATACAGcttatttttgcattatttaGAGCCTCTGCAGGTCTTGAATGTTAAAACATTATCACAAAAATAACGCCTTAACAGCCTACTcgtgtttatttcatttttatctttgcCCCGATGCAGACAGAGAAACACATCCCTTGGGCATCGCAACATCGATTCCTGAATATAGTGGCTTTAAGAGAGTGCAGTGACATCCGTGTAGCTTTGTAAAAgttactgtaaacaaacatgTCTATGCAAATTTGCTGCATATGTGTTTCATTGTACTGGGGAGACATGCATTTGGCAAGGGTAGTGCTGGAGTGCTTGTACAGTAAAAGTTAAATCTGGGTCCATGAAGTTTGTGAAGTTCATTCTCCACTGCAGCATCACTTCTTCATCCTTTGAAAAAAGGACGTACGCTTCTTGATGAAAGACTCCGGCTCGGCTGCCCAGCTTCATAAACATGTCAGTTTTGTCTCCTTTGATCAACACACtctgtttattttgttctttctgTGAGTACAGTAGATAGTGAAACAGCTTAAATTTAAAttcctgaaaaaacaaaattatatatatatataaacatttttatgtGACTTTATGTGGCAATGGttaaatacatatattttacatattacAAGTTACAACAATAAGTCAGCTAGTGACTTGATGACATTCACAAGCATTTCATACACAGTTATAATAGTTTAAACTGACTTTGAAAGGTTTTAGCTAATTTTTCCACTCACATGCTTAATAGGCATAAGACAAACACACGGCCCAGAAATATGTACAAAAATGATCAAGTATAGTGTGAAACAAACATCTATTACCTTTACACTGTATCACAAGAGTCCACAAGCATGCTTTTTGACCTTTTGCAGCTAAAGATAAATCTTTAAAATCATGTCCTCAGCCCTGCACTGACAATAATTCAAATACAGAACATGTTACGATATGAATTAAATATCACTGTTAAATATGATAATCATACAACCATACTATTTAGTGCAGGTATATGGATAGCCTACtctcatctaaatgtcacaGGTGGGAAAGTATTTGCTGGGCTCTCAGTATTTGGGGGAAAGCTGTTCATGCTGGGGAAACTAAGCCAAGCAGCTTTCCTCTCAGCTTGGTGCTGACACGGAATGGAAGGGGCTTCAGTGCGAGCCCATAAGAGCAGTCGAGAGTGACGGGCTCAGAAGGGCTGCTCTCAAAACTGCACTGGTGTAGCAGGACTGCTGTAAATATAAATACCTCTACCTTGGCGATCTGATTACCGATGCAGCGTCTTTTTCCTGTTGAAAAAATCATCACGCTGTTGGCTTTGTCTTTGTCGAGGGCCCCGCTTTCGTCAAGGAAGCGCGAGGGGTCGAACACGTGATGGTCCTTCCACTTCAGAGGGTCGTGGTTGACGGACCACTGATTGACGAACACCACCGTGTCTTTGGGGATGTGGAGCCCTTCGATGGTGACGTCTGAGGTTGTGGAGTGTGGGATGGTGAGGGGGACGAAGCTGATGAAGCGCATGGTCTCATAGATGAAGGCGTCCAGGTACGCCAGGCTGCTTCTGTCTTCAATCGATGGGAGTCTGTCTCGGCCGACTACTTTGTCTATGAGCTCCTGCAGTTTGGCTTGTATGTCTGGGTATTTGACCAGAAGGAGGACAATCCACTGCATGAAAGTTGAAACTGTGTCTTGACCTGCTCCAATCAGATCTGTGACTGTTGCCTCAACAAACTCTTTGGTCAGCCTGCTGTCTTCTCCATGCTCaatcacactgatgatggcATCGCTCATGTCCCTCGTCACCCGAGGATTGAAAGACTCTCTGTGTTGCATCACTTTGTCTttcacaaaaccaaaaaactccTCATTGATGTTCTTGAAGTTTTCATAGACACTACGGACTGGGTTAGGGAAGGACTGAAGCCAGGGCATGACATCTACCAAGCTACCAGCACCTACTGTCTCCCCAAACTTGTCCATTCTTTTTAGTAAGGTCCTGAACTCTAGGTCATCGTGTCCATACCTCCTCCCAAAGCAGAGAGCGCACATGATGTTAGCAGAAGCTACTGTAAATTCATGAACAAGATCAGAATACCGTCCATCAGTGCTCTGACGCAATAATGCCTGCACCAGCTCCATGGCCTCGGCTGTAACGTGCAGCTCAAAGGCTTTTTTGGTCTGACTGTTTGCAGAGGAAAATGCTCTGAGGCTGGACTGTGCAACTTTCCTGTGTGCTTTCCACTGTTTGCTGTAATTAGTAAATGTCAAACTCCTGCCTCCCGAGATCATCTGGAAAGAGAGAAAGTTCGGTCTGCCTGCAAACTCGGTACTGTGCTGTATCAGAGCCTGGCGGATCGCTCTCTCTCCATTCAAAACCACAACATCACTGCAGCCCAGCCGGATCTGGTACACGTTGCCATATTTTTTGGCCAGCCTGGCGAAGGTGATGTGAGGCATCTGGCCCAGCTGCATTGCGTTGCCGACCACGGGCCAAGCGAAAGGTCCCGGCAGTCTTCTCTTCAGCCTGAGGTTCCTGACCCAGAGGCAGGCTTCCACACAGAAGAGGAAAACAAAGGTGGCAACCAGAGCAGGATGGACCTGTCCACTCCATTCTctgatgatgctgctgctgctcttcacACCAAACTCAGTGTCCAGTGCCATTGTGACAAGCCGCCTGCACACTTGCTTctcaaaaattatttaaaaaatagtttcaaAGTTAGTAGAGCTGCTGACTATGTGGGGAAAATATAAATCACTTATATATCCAtagcagctaaaaaaaaataatattttagatGTTACTGAATGACAGTGAGGTCATTTTGATAatgaataaagtttttttctccctcagaCAGTCTTTTCATCAAGATCAGGCTTAAGTGCCTGATTTTTTGCTTCACTCCAGTGTCTTATATGTTTTGCAGTTGGTGGGCAGGGCTCGGGATAACTTTCATACTCCTCCCATTGTGGTAGCCCCGCAGACCCCGCTATATTATCTCTCCGCTTGCCGGTCGCTGTTGGAGGCGCGCACTTGAGAGAGCCGAGGGACACCGTGAGCGAGCAGCGTGAACGACCGCCGAcggaggagaggaaaaaaagacgtAGCAACTGGTGACCGATTAACTAGGACAGTTTGTTTAACTGTCCTAGTTAGTGGGAGAACTTGCATAGTTTGCACATTTTGAAGTGCgtcttttgtgtatgtgtgggttttgtttttgttttttttgtttttttacattatttctttttttaaggctCAGCGGGGAAAATTTGGCTTTTAAAAATTCGGTTTACGAATTCTGCAAAAATATACTCGGGGAAAATGATTTTCATACTTTCACGTGTATCTATTTTCATGCTTGAGAATTTGCGAGAAACAAGCGCAGCGTTTTGGGAAAGTTGCAGCTGCTGAGTTCAACCTGATCTAATCTCTGTGCACTAACTTGTATTTAATGTAAGGCTCAGCCTAACTGTAAAAGCCAATGTTGTGACTTTAATAGTTTATTCTTTTTTCCGGGAAGTCCTGTGAGTTTTTTGTATAACAAATCAGAAACGTTGTGCACCACTCTGAAGCGCATCtttcacagctttaaaaaaaagtctttatacagctttattgcagaaatgtgtgtctgtttttttttttacagtgactCTTAACATTATAAAAACttgcattttttaaacagaCTCATCATATATCTCATTTGCAGTGTGTTAATtagtaagaaagaaagaaatatcaCACAGAATATTAGATAAAACATTACAAGGTTTCTTATTTCTTCCATTATTCGTCTTAGCACCGCAAAGAGGTAGAATAGTTAGACTGAATCTTTACACAACAATCTTGCACAATAATTCAGCGTGGACAAAGCCATGAAATATTCATACTTGGGTTTCCTGCAACAGCTTGTTTTCTCCAACACATAAACTGCGCTTCTGCATGAGACACCGGGTTACATCATAGCACAGGAAACTTcaggtgcccccccccccctttcagCAGTGATTGCAAAAGCAAAATGCGAGGCTACTTCATTGTCGCAGTCCACCTTTATTCTCTTCTCTCCCTTTTAACTAGGAAATGACAAGCTCCGCACTTTCCCGTGGGTTTTCTCTTTAGATCGAGTTGCATTAAtgaacaatcatattttttttttattataccATCATTAGAAAGTGGTGTTATTtcccaaagcaaaacattttccTTAAGCTGTgtggaagataaaaaaaaatgtgtttcttgtTTTCCCACCAGCTGTTAAGTTTATTTTTGCAGGGAGGTAATGACCCTCATTAAAGGTACTAAAACATTTCCAAAGTAAGTCACTAAGTCAGAGGGACAGAAACTCCGCTACCCCACAGGCGCACTTTGTCTTTATCAACAGGACAGGAGCGAGAGGAGTGGGTGGTAAAGAATGACAGCAGatgctgaaaatattttttaagagGGAAAAGATAATATGTTACTCTACAGATAGATCATACAAGACACATTTCTTATTGGtcaaatttaataataataataataataataccaataattattattattattaaaaacattttttaaaaagttcacTTCACCACAAAGTTTATGTCACAGATTATGTGACAGCATCTACAAAGCAAACCAGTCACTGCTctgacacatacacattatttttattgtcaCCCATTTCCATGCTAATGATATCTCCACAGACTGTAGTGCATAACACTCTGATTgcataaacacataaaaaaaagaagttcttATGTGCACAGCATATTTAAATTATGAGAGCAAACACAAAGGTAACAATAAAAGTCAGTGAAGTGTGTCATGTGTCGTTCTTTCATGATAATGGACCTTTGAGAGCCTTTTGCAGATGTCGAGCGTTTTCGGAGCTCTGCCTGAGAGCTGTTTGTCTTGAGAAATGTGGTGTGGCTGAGCACCAAAGCCTCCAGAATGATTTCTTGGTTAACCAGAGACATTGCAATGTCTTCGAAATACTGCCTGCATTTGGGGGATgactgtttcttctctgttcctATAAGGGAGGAATCCCCCCTCACCTCCACCAACACCACCAACACCActacctcctccttctcctccaccTCCCTGGTCCTCATATGTGGCCACTCGCATCCCCATAATGCTAATTAGAGCCAGGTTTGTGGCTGACGAAGGGGAGGGGGGGCTTGGGTGGCAGGATGGTGGAGTGGGGTCTAGTTTGCGTGCATGTGTACGGGAGGTGCAGATGACTGGGTCTGAGGGAGAGGGGTGTCATGTGTGCATTTTGCGTGTGGTTGCCGTGTTTGCTTGTGATTGCTCCTTGTAACCTGGCTGTGAAAGGTTGGCCCTGACCCTGTGTTGACTCTGGCTGAGGGGGTGGATTAGTCAGAGGGGGGTTTGGGGCGGAGGCAGGGATGGGGTCTATGTGCCGCTGCATGTCATGTGCTGGCGGGTGGGTGCTTTCTGTGTGGAGACAGGACCAATGGTAGGCCAGGCTGCCTCGTCTCTGGAGCTAATCATTGTTTACTAGTCTCATTTCCACTTCTCAGTGAGCTACTGTCACGCACAGCACCGACAGGGAGGAAGGAAGAGGGAAGGGGGTAGGGGGCTTGGTGAAGTGGTGAGGCAGGGAGGAGAGGAAAGTCAGCGGTCCAACAGGCAGTTGGGGAGCTGGTGGAACTTAGGAAGAGGGAAGGGGAGAGTGAATACAGGACTTGAGAGAACAAAAGTGAGccaagacttaaaaaaaagtggttagAAGCAACCAAGACAAATCAgtaaacaaaccaacaaaaacatCTTCTGGGCTTGCTCCATCTCCGGGAGCCGCGAGGTAACCACCGGACGTTGCTAGTTAGGGATGGTGAAGTTTGAAATGACAGTGTTTTCTGCTGCCAAACCACAATATGAGGAAAGAGACACTGGGAAAAATTGTCACTGTCTGACCCAATTGTTGTCTTAGTGAAAAGACCTGACGAATGACAAGCAAAGCACCCCTTTTTTGTCCATACTAGACAAACAGAGATAGCCTGTTTCAGACTCATTTTCTCTTCTGGAAAGACTGTTTGGATCAGATGAAGGTGTTGTTTGTTCAGAGTGTCCAGGGAGCAGGAGACAATTACCTGTGGTATTCTCACATGggttaaaaaaatcattatttgaACTCTGTTCCAGACAGCTGACAGGGTAAAGACTGTTTAATGGCTtattgtgttgtcacatatcTCCACTGGGTAGTGTGTAAAGCTGGATTTAAAACAGTTCTGTATTTGACAGGTAGCCAGTGCTGGGAGTACTGgtctaattcttttttttttcttcagtaccACAAGTGTTGCACCACAGTGCATCATGGTCTACAAAGAGCCAACCACAGAGATAGTTTGTTCATGAAATTTCAACACAGACTGAACAATGACAGCAAAATTCCTGGATTGCGTGTGGAGGTTAGCTGTCAATGTCTGTAAGTCATACTCACTGTGGTGTTAGAGGGTGGGGTGAAGTGGGAACTAAATACATCCTGTCTGTCTGTAATCCATTTATTGATTCTCAGTGCTACCCAATTCTTGTTCATGTATACCAGTCAGGCATAATATTATGACCACCTGCCTAACATTATGTTGGTCCCTCTTTTGCTGCCAGTCCTGACTCACTGAGGCATGGACTCCACTAGAcccctgaaggtgtgctgtggtatctggcacCAAGATGTTTGCAAAAGATCCTTTAAATCCTATAATGTGCAAGGTGGAGCCACTGTGGATTGGATTTGTTTTTACAccacatcccacagatgctcgattggattgagatctggggaTTTGGTGGTcaagtcaacacctcaaacttGTTGTGCCCTTCAAACCTTTCCTGAACCCGttttgctttgtggcagggtgcattatcctgccgaaagaggccacagccatCAGGAAATATCAGTTCCATGAAAGAGTGTTCATGGTCTGCGATAATGCTTAGCAACaaagcatcacactgcctccacTGGCTAGCCTTCTTTCTATAGTACATCCTGGTGCCAGGTGTTCCACAGGTAAGCGATGCACGTCCATCCGGACATCCACATGATGAGAAAGAAAAGGTGAATCATCCGACCAGGTCAATTGCTTCCATTACCCCATGGTTCAGTTCTGATGGTCACATGCACATTGTTGGCACCTTTGGTGGTGGACAGGTCATGGGCACCCTGACTAGTCTTTGCCTATGCAGCCCCATAAGAAATAAATTGCGATGCAATGTGTATTCTAAAAATGTTCTGTTGGGACCAGCATCAACTTTTCCATTAACTTTTTCTGAGCTACAGTAGCTGGTCAGTTTGATTAGACCAGCCTTCACTCCCTGTGTGTCTCTGGTTCACAACGATTCCTTCCTTGGATCCTTTTGATAGATGCTCGTCTAGCCATCACAGTTTGGTCCTTGCCAAACTCGCTCAGATCCTTACGCTTGCCCATTTCTCCTGCTTCTAacacttcctgcttctttgagaacaaaatgttcacttgctcATTAATCTATCCCGCTCACCACACCGATTTGCACTTTCACTTCATATATATTGTACATTAGTAATTTACGTTTCTTATGTAAAAAATAATtgtcttttttactttttacatttctgaAACAATGAATGAAACAAAGGTGTTGTCACCGGAAGCCCCGCCCCCTGGGAAGGGATGCTGGAGGGATGCTATTTTTTCCCTCTGAAAGTGGTCTGGAGTTCTAcactttacatgtgtgttttttgtttgtatttttatataggATGGTTGTACAGCTGGTTATGTAAGGCAAATGCAAGGCTTCAGTTAGCTAACATTAACTGTTTGCTAATGATAAGACAACAAAATCAGTAGTAATGAAGCCCAGTGTGAGCTaagtttgttttaatgttttatttttctgtgtacATTAGCAAGGTAACAAAGTTGTATCACTGTCTGTAGTAAGCGGCTGTACAAGCAGTGTCTTAACAGTTAAACTAATATAGGGGGATACGATTAGCTTGTTGAAAcgccacaaaaaaaaagaccaagTCCCATGAATTCAAGATTATAATTCAGaaattttagcttttttttttttttttaagatttagtTCATATATTTTTTCTGCTACAACTTTTGTTGCAACTCTTTACTGTTGGTTTGGCTGCTCTGTTAGAAGTGTGTGACCAGTTATATTGCCAGCACATAGCCATAGCCACTGTAAAAGTGCATACTAACACATTGATGTAGCTACTATGATATGCCATGTACACACTGAGCTGCAGTGATTAAGAAAGTCATCTTGGTTTGGTGCATGGATTTGACCTTCCTTTTATTTTGTGGGcttgtaaaaacacacatttggaAAGCTGTTATACTAAAATTTAGACCTGTTCAAATGGCAGTTCACAGGGGCTGTGGCTATGTGCTGGAAACGTTTCTTCTCTCACAAGAGAAAGTCACTCACTTCTTACAAAAATGTGATAGTAACTATGCTGTAAGTCAGTTTCACAAATACAAATATGTAACATATGCATGTGTTTAATTGAAAATTTAGTTAACCATTATTTTAAGAGAAATCTGTGTAAATATAAGTACCATTAAAAGGTCAAAGGTTTGATGAGTGCTTTCCTTTGACCGATCTACGTAGGATCTTCGTATTTGGTGAGTATACCACAGACGTCTTCATACTTTTCTTTAAActcatttgcatttacattAGAATAATTTGATGAGCTGCCTGAATAAAAGAATTTTGGTCAAAAACTTAATTTTATGCAAACGCTTAATCTATTAATTCATAACTATCTGTAGTTCTAGTATCTGTATTAGTTCCCTTtgctgatgctttttttttttttaatgtaataccATCTATACACGTGCATAAGTGTGCACGTGAGCCTGAAAGTCACATTCAAGAATGTCAGTGTATTTAATTCTAACGAAGCACGACCAATTCAACTCTAAACTACACCAATAAgcattttctacttttttttttcttaaatataataCAGGAAAAAAGTTACTAAAGAAAATAATGCGTCAAAGGAAAGTTCAAGAAAGTTTTCTAGCGTGATACACGCTGTTGCCAAAAGTCCCAGAGTTGATctattattaataaaat
This is a stretch of genomic DNA from Pelmatolapia mariae isolate MD_Pm_ZW linkage group LG16_19, Pm_UMD_F_2, whole genome shotgun sequence. It encodes these proteins:
- the LOC134645777 gene encoding cytochrome P450 1B1-like, with product MALDTEFGVKSSSSIIREWSGQVHPALVATFVFLFCVEACLWVRNLRLKRRLPGPFAWPVVGNAMQLGQMPHITFARLAKKYGNVYQIRLGCSDVVVLNGERAIRQALIQHSTEFAGRPNFLSFQMISGGRSLTFTNYSKQWKAHRKVAQSSLRAFSSANSQTKKAFELHVTAEAMELVQALLRQSTDGRYSDLVHEFTVASANIMCALCFGRRYGHDDLEFRTLLKRMDKFGETVGAGSLVDVMPWLQSFPNPVRSVYENFKNINEEFFGFVKDKVMQHRESFNPRVTRDMSDAIISVIEHGEDSRLTKEFVEATVTDLIGAGQDTVSTFMQWIVLLLVKYPDIQAKLQELIDKVVGRDRLPSIEDRSSLAYLDAFIYETMRFISFVPLTIPHSTTSDVTIEGLHIPKDTVVFVNQWSVNHDPLKWKDHHVFDPSRFLDESGALDKDKANSVMIFSTGKRRCIGNQIAKVEVFIFTAVLLHQCSFESSPSEPVTLDCSYGLALKPLPFRVSTKLRGKLLGLVSPA